The following is a genomic window from Thermocrinis jamiesonii.
CTCTTTGAGCATAGGCAGTATAACCAACGAATATATCAGAAAAAAGTTGGAAGATTTGCCGGAGCAAGTAGCAAAGGGCAGAAGCCTTTCGGAAGTTCTAAGGTCCAAAGAAGTTTTCCCTCCACTCTTTGTTAGTCTTCTGGCGGTGGGCGAAAAGAGCGGAGAGCTGGAAAGGTCCCTTTCCCTTTTGGAAAGGGTCTATGACCAGCAAGCCATGAGGGTTATAAACCTTTGGCTAAGGTTGGCTGAGCCTATTGCCATGCTGGTTATAGGTATTCTCGTAGCCTTTGTGGTGCTAAGCGTGATCTTGCCAATCTCTGAAATATCAGGAGGAGTAAGAAGGTAATAGCATGCTTTCTTTTAGCTCTCTCACCTTTTCTGCCAATTCCTCAAACCTTCTTTCTCCGCAGAGTTTAACAAGAGCA
Proteins encoded in this region:
- a CDS encoding type II secretion system F family protein; translation: MLLFLRRRLISKENLDRYFLKIPIFGKVSFYFQLSRFAGSLRMALFSGIPMVRALSLSIGSITNEYIRKKLEDLPEQVAKGRSLSEVLRSKEVFPPLFVSLLAVGEKSGELERSLSLLERVYDQQAMRVINLWLRLAEPIAMLVIGILVAFVVLSVILPISEISGGVRR